A single window of Thalassomonas viridans DNA harbors:
- a CDS encoding DUF1272 domain-containing protein has protein sequence MLEIRPNCEYCDKELMPDAADAMICSYECTFCQKCVAEVLENVCPNCGGGFTPRPIRPKVARRAGVSLVHQQPSSKRVHTKFSQEQIKAFASQVKAIAPEER, from the coding sequence ATGCTGGAAATACGTCCGAACTGCGAATACTGCGATAAGGAACTGATGCCGGATGCCGCTGATGCCATGATCTGCAGCTATGAATGTACCTTTTGCCAAAAGTGCGTGGCTGAGGTGCTTGAAAATGTCTGTCCCAATTGCGGCGGCGGTTTTACCCCCAGACCGATCAGGCCGAAAGTTGCCCGAAGAGCCGGGGTCAGTCTTGTCCATCAGCAGCCTTCAAGCAAAAGAGTGCACACCAAGTTTAGCCAGGAGCAGATAAAAGCCTTTGCATCACAGGTGAAGGCGATTGCGCCTGAAGAACGTTAA
- a CDS encoding cyclase family protein, with the protein MDMPNTLPGFWRKTLAILGLCALSTAFGAYGQDFSNGKWLDLTHEFNEQSIYWPTAEPFKKTTVFEGQTPGGFYYSAYNFAAAEHGGTHLDSPVHFYQGQQSVEQIPLEQLIGPAVVIDISKKTAANRDYQLSVADIQAWEGKHGKIPDGSILLINTGFARYYGDQEKYMGTVKRGEQGVKELSFPGIHPEAAGFIATKRKIKAVGLDTPSLDYGKSTGFESHVTLFKHNIPGFENVANLSGLPPTGAIVIALPMKIKGGSGGPLRIVAFVPGR; encoded by the coding sequence ATGGATATGCCCAATACCTTGCCCGGTTTCTGGCGCAAAACCTTGGCTATACTGGGACTGTGTGCCCTAAGTACAGCGTTTGGCGCTTACGGCCAGGATTTTAGCAACGGCAAATGGCTGGATCTCACCCATGAATTTAACGAGCAATCCATTTATTGGCCCACTGCCGAACCGTTTAAAAAGACCACGGTTTTTGAAGGACAGACTCCGGGAGGCTTCTATTATTCCGCTTATAACTTTGCCGCAGCCGAACACGGCGGCACCCATCTGGATTCTCCCGTGCATTTTTATCAGGGACAGCAAAGTGTTGAGCAAATCCCATTAGAGCAATTAATCGGCCCGGCGGTGGTGATAGATATCAGTAAAAAAACTGCGGCAAACCGGGACTATCAATTAAGTGTCGCCGATATTCAGGCCTGGGAAGGCAAACACGGCAAGATCCCGGATGGCAGCATTTTACTGATCAATACCGGGTTTGCTCGCTATTACGGTGATCAGGAAAAATATATGGGCACGGTAAAACGGGGCGAGCAGGGGGTGAAGGAGCTCAGCTTCCCCGGCATTCATCCCGAGGCCGCCGGGTTTATTGCTACCAAACGTAAAATAAAAGCCGTCGGCCTGGATACCCCGAGCCTGGATTACGGCAAGTCGACCGGGTTTGAAAGCCATGTCACCCTGTTCAAACATAATATTCCCGGTTTTGAGAATGTCGCCAATCTCAGCGGACTACCGCCAACCGGGGCCATTGTGATTGCCTTGCCGATGAAAATCAAGGGAGGCAGCGGCGGACCTTTGCGTATTGTTGCCTTTGTACCTGGGCGTTGA
- a CDS encoding oligosaccharide flippase family protein, which produces MSAHTGEEIQTKDYLKKGSLILGLSVIAGFALDYLFNLTLSRALPSHEYGDYKVAFAFATITSVLTLLGGDRVAPRILSGPLSKGDNRSVWEFLRFYLLITAVLSLLVILGTALASYWHIGSSDLQHHHPLLLMSIAIPLISIGALLSRILQSAKYLALSNLPWRIALPLLKISLILLLVAILPEVELWHVVTAGITAVCLIISWQWHKIRQLNLISLQRTPGSFVGNKLLKLSVPMMLAMLITLGINQIDLFLLEMLAPEHEVGLFAAAATTSHILPVVQTTIAGLFLPLIGPALEESVTRSKALFWQGQKLITASILGLLLCLLTAGPWLLSFFGKDYLQAEQALIYLALAYALWGLAAFASTWLQYAGKGTYVIRTGCATLAIDAGCNLWLIPLYGINGAALATLIAMAFAALTTWLLYYKLLGADTEDHNNNTIKAE; this is translated from the coding sequence ATGTCGGCCCACACAGGTGAAGAAATACAAACAAAGGATTACTTAAAAAAAGGCAGCCTGATTCTGGGCTTGTCGGTGATCGCCGGCTTTGCCCTCGATTACCTCTTTAACCTGACCCTCAGCCGGGCACTGCCCAGCCACGAATACGGCGACTATAAGGTTGCTTTTGCCTTTGCCACCATTACCAGCGTATTAACCTTGTTGGGGGGAGACAGGGTCGCCCCAAGGATTTTATCTGGCCCGCTGTCCAAGGGGGATAACCGCAGCGTGTGGGAATTTCTGCGTTTTTATCTGTTGATCACCGCCGTCCTTTCCCTGCTGGTGATCCTAGGTACCGCCCTGGCCAGCTACTGGCATATCGGCTCCAGCGATTTACAGCATCACCATCCCCTGCTGCTGATGTCGATAGCCATTCCGCTGATTTCTATCGGCGCCCTGCTCAGCCGCATCCTGCAGTCAGCCAAATACCTGGCGCTGTCAAACCTGCCCTGGCGCATTGCCCTGCCGCTGTTAAAGATTAGCCTAATCCTGTTGCTGGTGGCGATCTTGCCCGAGGTCGAGCTATGGCATGTGGTCACGGCAGGTATTACCGCCGTCTGCCTGATTATCAGCTGGCAATGGCACAAAATCAGGCAACTGAATTTGATTAGCCTGCAACGTACCCCCGGCAGCTTTGTGGGGAATAAACTGCTAAAACTGTCGGTGCCTATGATGCTGGCTATGTTGATCACTTTGGGCATCAACCAGATAGATTTATTTTTACTGGAAATGTTGGCGCCCGAACATGAGGTTGGATTATTTGCCGCTGCCGCCACCACAAGCCATATATTGCCGGTAGTACAGACCACCATAGCGGGTTTATTCCTGCCTCTTATAGGCCCGGCGCTTGAAGAAAGTGTAACCCGCAGCAAAGCCCTGTTCTGGCAAGGGCAAAAACTGATCACCGCCAGCATCCTGGGACTGCTGCTATGCCTGCTTACTGCCGGCCCCTGGTTGCTTTCTTTTTTCGGCAAAGATTATCTGCAGGCAGAGCAGGCCCTGATCTATCTTGCCCTGGCTTATGCTTTATGGGGACTGGCAGCATTCGCCTCTACCTGGTTGCAATACGCAGGCAAAGGCACTTATGTGATCCGCACCGGCTGCGCCACCCTGGCAATAGATGCCGGCTGTAACTTATGGCTGATCCCCTTATACGGCATAAACGGCGCAGCCCTTGCTACCCTGATCGCCATGGCATTCGCCGCCCTGACAACCTGGCTTCTTTACTACAAGCTGTTAGGCGCTGACACCGAAGATCACAATAACAATACTATCAAGGCTGAATAA
- a CDS encoding DUF5329 family protein gives MISFKVFAVAFAALATQAQAATKGEIDHLLNYVKTTECRYERNGTMHNGAEAVQHISKKYRYYKDDIESAEDFIKYSATKSKMSGKYYKVHCRDQAPVKSRDWLFAELAQYRASQK, from the coding sequence TTGATAAGTTTTAAAGTGTTTGCTGTTGCCTTTGCTGCTTTGGCGACCCAGGCGCAGGCCGCAACTAAGGGTGAAATTGACCACTTACTGAATTATGTGAAAACAACCGAGTGCCGGTATGAAAGAAACGGCACTATGCACAATGGCGCCGAGGCGGTGCAGCATATCAGTAAAAAGTATCGTTACTATAAAGATGATATTGAATCGGCCGAAGACTTTATCAAATACTCTGCCACAAAAAGCAAAATGTCCGGCAAATATTATAAAGTGCATTGTCGCGATCAGGCGCCGGTGAAAAGCCGGGACTGGTTGTTTGCCGAGTTAGCCCAATACCGGGCCAGCCAAAAATAG
- a CDS encoding SDR family oxidoreductase has translation MENVAIITGGGRGIGAATAQLFARKGYAVCINYKSRSAPAEALATAINGEGGRCIAVQADVSEEADVKRLFAAVEQELGTPNVLVNNAGILKPQMRLEDMTAERINGILTNNVTGYFLCCREAVKRMSSKHGGKGGTIVNVSSGAARTGSPNEYIDYAASKGAIDTLTKGLSLEVAAEGIRVNCVRPGLIYTDMHSDGGEPGRIERLKSKIPMQRGGQPEEVAEAIYWLASDKSSFSTGNFLDLAGGL, from the coding sequence ATGGAAAATGTCGCTATTATCACAGGTGGCGGGCGTGGCATAGGCGCCGCCACCGCACAGCTTTTTGCCCGTAAGGGGTATGCCGTGTGCATTAATTATAAATCCAGGTCGGCGCCTGCCGAAGCGCTGGCAACTGCTATTAACGGTGAAGGCGGTCGCTGCATTGCCGTTCAGGCGGATGTTAGCGAAGAAGCGGATGTGAAGCGTTTGTTTGCCGCGGTGGAGCAGGAGCTGGGGACGCCGAATGTACTGGTGAATAATGCCGGGATCTTAAAACCGCAAATGCGCCTTGAAGACATGACTGCCGAGCGCATCAACGGAATATTAACCAATAATGTTACCGGTTATTTTTTATGTTGCCGTGAGGCGGTAAAAAGAATGTCCAGCAAACATGGCGGTAAGGGCGGCACTATAGTGAACGTGTCATCCGGGGCAGCCCGCACCGGCTCACCCAATGAATACATAGATTATGCCGCTTCCAAGGGCGCCATAGATACTTTAACCAAAGGTTTATCGCTGGAAGTGGCGGCTGAAGGGATCCGGGTGAACTGTGTGCGTCCCGGACTTATTTATACCGACATGCATAGTGACGGCGGCGAACCGGGCCGTATTGAAAGGTTAAAAAGCAAGATTCCGATGCAAAGGGGCGGGCAGCCGGAGGAAGTGGCCGAGGCCATCTACTGGCTGGCTTCTGACAAGTCGTCTTTTTCTACCGGCAACTTTCTTGATTTGGCCGGCGGCTTATAG
- a CDS encoding zinc-dependent metalloprotease family protein, translating to MLKTLSKKTLLGLSLSALFSTSAMATDVVVDVYYTASAASRSFDIQSEITQMVAAANRYYADNDLSINLVLAATPYQLGSDVVASHSDLQSVYKDSQIRSWRDQFNADFVVVLGSKNSTWQGTTCGIAGDIYGLKIFPDHDTYESYAYNITANDCGNTTLTFMHELGHNMGLGHSVRQGAEGGVYKYGVGYGVDYEFATIMAYPQEFNTSTHLPVFSDPGRTCNNSYSCGVSNVADSQRALANVTNTIANFR from the coding sequence ATGTTAAAAACTCTCTCAAAGAAGACACTATTAGGACTTTCACTCTCGGCATTATTCAGTACCTCTGCCATGGCGACAGACGTTGTTGTTGATGTTTACTACACGGCATCGGCAGCATCAAGAAGCTTTGATATTCAGTCTGAAATCACGCAGATGGTCGCCGCCGCCAACCGCTATTACGCAGACAACGACTTATCCATCAACCTGGTGCTGGCAGCCACGCCATACCAATTAGGCAGTGATGTGGTTGCTTCGCACAGTGACTTACAAAGCGTATACAAGGACAGCCAAATCAGATCCTGGCGCGACCAGTTCAATGCCGATTTCGTAGTCGTGCTTGGTTCTAAAAACAGCACCTGGCAGGGCACCACCTGCGGTATCGCCGGCGATATCTACGGCCTGAAGATCTTCCCGGATCACGACACCTATGAAAGCTACGCCTACAACATTACCGCCAACGACTGCGGCAATACTACCTTAACTTTCATGCATGAGCTTGGCCATAACATGGGCTTAGGCCATTCGGTAAGACAAGGCGCCGAAGGCGGGGTTTACAAATACGGTGTCGGTTACGGTGTTGACTATGAGTTTGCCACTATCATGGCTTACCCGCAGGAGTTCAATACTTCGACCCACCTGCCGGTATTTTCTGATCCCGGCAGAACCTGTAACAACTCATACAGCTGTGGTGTCAGCAATGTTGCAGACTCGCAACGTGCTCTGGCAAACGTGACCAACACTATTGCCAACTTCCGGTAG
- a CDS encoding response regulator transcription factor has protein sequence MESTKNINNSLSSREAEVISLIAKGLSNKEIARALYLSVHTVITHTKNIYKKLNVNSRAEAAYEHLVRQEK, from the coding sequence ATGGAATCTACAAAAAATATCAACAACTCATTATCTTCCAGAGAAGCAGAAGTTATCAGCCTAATCGCCAAAGGATTAAGTAATAAAGAGATCGCCCGGGCCTTGTATTTAAGTGTCCACACCGTTATAACCCACACGAAAAATATCTACAAAAAACTCAATGTAAACTCCCGCGCTGAAGCCGCATACGAACATTTAGTTCGCCAGGAAAAATAA
- a CDS encoding winged helix-turn-helix domain-containing protein, which produces MEAVIAGVSFDEKQRWLQKGDECRHLEPKVFSLLTALLSANGALVTRDELIKQVWQGRIVGEGAINRTVSLLRGHFSALGCENVIETVPTQGYRLTAEVIYPEAADTAPADMNKAVTADGENILPESHHPAGTNKVKFISGLGTLILIISLLLWLLLTKFSEQQLQPLIGEPVISLEGWEYFVSATADGELILYHHRDKDNQVKVYLYDSRSHESRLLLQDVQATLSPDGTKVAYLSKERAAKEKAGPEQSTTNDACFVRLYTLATKETQTLFQCRKWPSRLAWGADNQLYYNQRSSKSYPYQVFSFDINTRAIRQISMPKGHSNLKGDFDFTYNPLTGQLAVLRYKNEQETELLLFAGEQNRHSEPVVHALPLRVTALAWQAHKAQLLLVSGEGIYTFAPESERLTLAGQIGKKINSLAVINHLGQEQILVSETRAASEIFRYDINVGSQTLWQTSSRLELLPRIVDETAALLSTRYKSHHLWLVEENKASLLEVDLPFELEFSRYEFSADGKKILLSKFGAVFEIDIEKQSYSRLLPESTQAYVVNYGDNNDVIYSSTRSGQWQLWQYRRDSGKHRQLTVRGGYSGRVKDGALYFTKFNQGGLWRKPLDGQGALESGEEQLVIEDFPLINWLNWQLLADRVYFYRPASGIWQYQLTEQQETLVMAKPDNFVHQFAVSPDHKQLYWVKQKPVAGDIYRYSFLESH; this is translated from the coding sequence ATGGAAGCAGTGATCGCCGGAGTCAGTTTTGATGAAAAACAGCGCTGGCTGCAAAAAGGGGACGAATGCCGTCATTTGGAGCCCAAGGTTTTTTCGTTATTAACGGCATTGCTCAGTGCTAACGGCGCTTTAGTGACCCGGGATGAACTGATAAAGCAAGTGTGGCAGGGGCGTATTGTCGGAGAGGGGGCGATTAACCGTACTGTCTCCCTGCTGCGGGGGCATTTTAGCGCTCTTGGCTGCGAAAATGTGATTGAAACTGTGCCTACCCAGGGCTATCGCCTGACTGCTGAAGTGATATATCCCGAAGCTGCGGATACTGCCCCTGCGGATATGAATAAAGCGGTAACGGCTGACGGCGAAAATATCCTGCCGGAAAGTCATCATCCGGCAGGGACAAATAAGGTTAAGTTTATATCCGGGCTGGGCACGCTGATATTGATTATTAGTTTGTTGTTGTGGCTGTTATTGACAAAGTTTAGCGAACAACAGCTACAACCTTTAATCGGCGAGCCGGTGATCAGCCTGGAAGGCTGGGAATATTTTGTGTCGGCAACGGCCGATGGTGAGCTTATTCTCTATCATCACAGGGATAAGGATAACCAGGTAAAGGTGTATCTATATGACAGCCGCAGCCATGAAAGCCGTTTGCTGTTGCAGGATGTGCAGGCAACCTTAAGTCCTGACGGCACTAAGGTTGCCTATCTTAGTAAGGAAAGAGCTGCTAAAGAAAAAGCCGGGCCGGAACAGTCAACAACAAACGATGCCTGTTTTGTGCGCCTATACACCCTCGCTACAAAAGAAACGCAAACCCTGTTTCAATGCCGTAAATGGCCAAGCCGCCTGGCTTGGGGGGCCGATAACCAACTGTATTATAACCAGAGGAGCAGTAAGTCATACCCCTATCAGGTTTTTAGCTTCGATATAAATACCCGGGCCATCAGGCAGATCAGTATGCCTAAAGGCCATAGCAATCTTAAGGGGGATTTTGACTTTACCTATAACCCGTTAACCGGCCAGCTGGCGGTATTGCGCTATAAAAATGAGCAGGAAACCGAACTGTTGTTATTTGCCGGTGAGCAGAACAGGCACTCGGAACCTGTTGTTCATGCCCTGCCGCTGAGAGTAACTGCCCTGGCCTGGCAGGCACATAAAGCGCAGTTGCTGCTGGTGAGCGGGGAGGGTATCTATACTTTCGCGCCTGAGAGTGAGCGGCTTACCCTGGCGGGTCAAATAGGCAAGAAAATCAATTCGCTGGCGGTGATAAACCACTTGGGGCAGGAGCAGATCTTAGTGAGTGAAACCCGGGCTGCCAGTGAGATCTTCCGTTACGATATCAATGTTGGCAGCCAGACCTTATGGCAAACCAGCTCCCGGCTGGAATTATTGCCACGTATTGTTGATGAAACAGCCGCACTACTGTCCACCAGGTATAAGTCACATCACTTGTGGCTGGTAGAAGAAAATAAGGCCAGCTTGCTTGAGGTTGACCTGCCTTTTGAACTTGAATTTTCCCGGTACGAGTTTTCCGCCGACGGTAAAAAAATTCTGCTCTCTAAATTCGGTGCCGTATTTGAGATTGATATTGAAAAGCAAAGCTATAGCCGGCTCTTGCCCGAGTCCACGCAGGCTTATGTGGTCAATTACGGTGACAATAACGATGTGATCTATAGCAGCACCCGCTCCGGCCAGTGGCAGTTGTGGCAATACCGGCGTGACAGCGGAAAACACCGGCAGCTCACTGTCCGGGGCGGTTATAGTGGCCGGGTTAAGGACGGCGCTCTCTATTTTACCAAATTCAACCAGGGCGGCCTGTGGCGTAAACCACTGGACGGACAGGGAGCGCTGGAGTCAGGCGAAGAGCAGCTTGTGATTGAAGATTTCCCCCTGATCAATTGGCTTAACTGGCAGCTGCTCGCCGACAGGGTTTACTTTTACCGGCCTGCCAGCGGGATTTGGCAGTATCAGTTAACAGAGCAGCAGGAAACACTGGTGATGGCAAAACCTGATAATTTTGTCCATCAATTTGCCGTTTCACCGGATCACAAACAGCTTTACTGGGTAAAGCAAAAGCCGGTTGCCGGGGACATTTACCGCTATTCATTTCTTGAAAGCCATTAG
- a CDS encoding IS630 family transposase, with protein MNILYRVELTLEEETELKALLSKGKHNARRLKRAHILLLANHKRHTDEQICQLINTSASTVYRTKRCFVEEGLQSALDEGKRSGQPRALSPSEEATLISIACTKPPEGASRWTLSLIADRLIALTDLQTISLETIRSRLKQNQLKPWQKKMWCLGKLDSDFIAQMEAVLELYARPANPKEPVVNFDEAMKQLVSHTREPVAAKPGQIERVDYEYRREAVANIFMMYDRHNGWRHAKATRTKKCEDFAQCMKALVDEHYPEAEQIHIVLDNYCTHKPGSLYKAFPPAEARRILRKITFHYTPKHASWLNMVEIEIGVMNQQCLDRRIGSWEELRRQLGAWEVKRNAKKTAINWLFDVDQAREKLHRAYDNLTIQN; from the coding sequence ATGAATATCTTGTACCGTGTTGAACTTACCCTTGAAGAAGAAACCGAGCTTAAAGCGCTGCTCAGTAAAGGAAAACACAATGCCCGTCGGCTCAAACGTGCTCATATTCTCTTGCTGGCCAACCACAAGCGGCATACGGATGAACAGATCTGTCAACTCATCAACACCAGTGCTTCAACCGTCTACCGCACCAAGCGCTGTTTTGTTGAGGAAGGTCTCCAGTCTGCACTGGATGAAGGAAAACGCAGTGGCCAACCCCGGGCCTTAAGTCCCAGCGAAGAAGCCACCTTGATCAGTATCGCCTGCACTAAGCCGCCTGAAGGCGCCTCTCGCTGGACGCTGTCTTTGATTGCAGACCGGCTCATCGCATTGACTGACTTGCAAACCATCTCTTTAGAAACTATCCGCTCGCGGCTTAAGCAAAACCAGCTTAAGCCCTGGCAAAAGAAAATGTGGTGTCTCGGGAAACTTGACAGTGATTTTATCGCCCAGATGGAAGCCGTGCTGGAACTGTATGCACGGCCCGCCAACCCCAAAGAGCCCGTGGTCAATTTCGATGAGGCCATGAAGCAGTTGGTGTCCCACACCAGAGAGCCCGTGGCGGCAAAGCCGGGACAAATCGAACGAGTCGACTATGAATATCGCCGTGAGGCGGTTGCCAATATCTTTATGATGTATGACCGCCACAATGGCTGGCGGCACGCCAAAGCCACCCGAACCAAAAAGTGTGAGGACTTTGCCCAGTGTATGAAAGCACTCGTCGATGAGCACTACCCAGAAGCGGAGCAAATCCATATCGTATTGGATAATTACTGCACCCATAAGCCAGGCTCGCTATACAAAGCCTTCCCGCCAGCAGAAGCCCGGCGGATACTGAGAAAAATCACCTTTCACTACACGCCCAAGCATGCAAGCTGGCTGAATATGGTAGAAATCGAGATCGGTGTGATGAATCAACAGTGCCTTGACCGGAGAATTGGCAGCTGGGAAGAGTTACGCCGTCAGCTTGGCGCATGGGAAGTTAAGCGAAATGCCAAGAAAACCGCTATTAATTGGTTATTCGATGTAGACCAAGCCCGAGAAAAGCTTCATCGGGCTTATGACAATTTAACCATTCAAAATTAA
- a CDS encoding LexA family protein — protein sequence MSVKYTKKQGQYLAFIYYYTKVNGRAPSQADIQDYFAVSPPTVHQMLLKLEEQGLLKREPGASRAIRVLIGAEELPVDW from the coding sequence ATGTCTGTAAAATATACAAAAAAGCAGGGCCAATATCTGGCATTTATTTACTACTACACTAAGGTCAATGGCAGAGCGCCGTCACAAGCCGATATACAAGACTATTTCGCGGTTTCACCGCCAACGGTGCACCAGATGTTACTGAAACTTGAGGAGCAAGGGTTACTGAAAAGGGAGCCGGGTGCGAGTCGAGCAATCCGGGTGTTGATTGGTGCGGAGGAACTACCTGTGGACTGGTAG